A part of Paenibacillus sp. sptzw28 genomic DNA contains:
- a CDS encoding AraC family transcriptional regulator has protein sequence MNVKISLGGLLLNVLYVRFGYFYQSFLEHSHSIKSYELHYIPRGQGILIANGRQYPILPGTLYMTGPDIAHEQITELSDPMAEYCICFEVLAKHVNDDPELSFLADQFVQTTFWFGQDKQNLMQLFEQLSFETTHRYIGYYPTVQNIIEQIVIKLIRNYTNNYPASAAMPLKTLDDKRVVIIENSFLTNFHDLTIQKLAQKLGLSVRQTERTIQQYYGMSFTQKKTKARMTAAAHLLTTTTISISEIAQQVGFSSLEPFCTAFKKYYNVPASEFRNQIALK, from the coding sequence ATGAACGTCAAGATTTCGTTAGGCGGATTATTATTAAACGTTCTGTATGTCAGGTTCGGGTACTTTTACCAATCCTTTCTGGAACACAGCCATAGCATTAAAAGCTACGAACTGCATTATATTCCTCGGGGACAGGGAATCCTGATAGCAAACGGCCGCCAATATCCGATACTTCCCGGTACGCTTTACATGACTGGCCCGGATATTGCGCACGAGCAAATTACCGAACTCTCCGACCCTATGGCAGAATACTGCATTTGCTTTGAAGTGTTAGCCAAACATGTTAACGATGATCCGGAGCTCTCCTTCCTTGCAGACCAGTTCGTTCAAACAACCTTCTGGTTCGGTCAGGACAAGCAAAATTTGATGCAATTATTCGAGCAGCTCTCCTTTGAAACAACCCACCGGTATATCGGCTACTACCCGACCGTTCAAAATATTATCGAGCAGATCGTGATCAAGCTGATCAGAAACTACACAAATAATTATCCGGCATCCGCCGCTATGCCGCTTAAAACCTTGGATGACAAGAGAGTTGTTATCATTGAGAACAGCTTTCTGACAAACTTTCATGATTTAACGATACAGAAGCTCGCTCAAAAACTGGGGTTAAGCGTCAGACAGACGGAGAGAACAATTCAACAGTATTATGGCATGTCGTTTACGCAAAAAAAGACAAAGGCAAGAATGACGGCTGCCGCTCACCTTCTTACTACGACCACAATTTCAATTAGCGAAATAGCGCAGCAAGTCGGTTTTTCTTCATTGGAACCCTTTTGTACCGCATTTAAGAAATACTACAATGTCCCGGCAAGCGAGTTTCGCAACCAAATCGCCTTGAAATAG
- a CDS encoding response regulator: protein MLKLMIVDDEPIILTGIRDMVEKANTAFTRIATAGDSIEALEMIAYFQPDLVITDIQMPEMSGLEFIRRAKARNVRRFIILSGFDLFEYAQHAVRLQVSEYLLKPVDEAQLAELLKRMAIEVMDQRRRENEAGSAEDETCQSFSDHIKMLIDYIHNNYMKDISLSDAAAYLDLHPVYIGKLFKNETGDSFVHYLNQTRIGKAKELLTGGQNISLDRIAGCVGFENRRTFYKVFRKYAEQTPGQYRDSIKEPKP, encoded by the coding sequence ATGCTCAAGCTGATGATCGTGGACGATGAACCGATTATTTTGACCGGGATCCGGGACATGGTGGAGAAAGCGAACACGGCTTTTACGAGAATCGCAACGGCCGGCGATAGTATAGAAGCGTTGGAAATGATCGCGTATTTCCAGCCCGATCTCGTTATTACGGACATCCAAATGCCCGAAATGAGTGGTCTGGAATTCATTCGCAGAGCTAAGGCCAGGAATGTCAGACGGTTTATCATTCTCTCAGGGTTTGATTTATTTGAATATGCACAGCATGCGGTCCGCTTGCAGGTAAGCGAATATTTGCTTAAGCCGGTTGATGAAGCGCAGCTGGCGGAATTATTGAAGCGAATGGCTATCGAGGTGATGGATCAGCGGCGCCGGGAGAATGAAGCCGGCAGCGCAGAAGATGAGACCTGCCAGTCCTTCAGCGATCATATAAAGATGTTGATCGATTATATTCATAACAATTACATGAAGGATATTTCATTGTCTGATGCGGCGGCCTATCTCGATCTGCACCCGGTATACATTGGCAAACTGTTCAAGAACGAAACCGGCGATTCATTCGTCCATTACCTCAATCAAACCCGGATCGGGAAAGCGAAAGAGCTGCTGACCGGCGGACAGAATATATCGCTTGATAGAATCGCCGGTTGTGTCGGTTTCGAGAACCGCCGCACCTTCTATAAGGTGTTCCGCAAATATGCAGAACAGACACCGGGACAATATCGGGATAGCATAAAAGAGCCGAAACCATGA
- a CDS encoding LuxR C-terminal-related transcriptional regulator gives MKGSDQKSKFLLTHREREVFELLVQDKTTRDIAQQLFISEKTVRNHISNVMQKLNVKGRSQAVVELIKLGELKI, from the coding sequence TTGAAGGGTAGCGACCAGAAGAGCAAGTTTTTATTAACTCATCGTGAACGCGAGGTTTTTGAACTACTGGTACAGGATAAAACGACCAGGGATATCGCACAGCAGCTGTTTATCAGTGAAAAAACCGTGCGCAACCACATTTCTAATGTGATGCAGAAGTTGAATGTCAAAGGTCGTTCACAAGCGGTTGTCGAGCTGATCAAGCTTGGGGAATTAAAAATTTGA
- a CDS encoding YhcN/YlaJ family sporulation lipoprotein: MQRKWAVLAAAGALLSTVIAGCTERQGDLGNRDIRPNSIRYDMDGNLIMNKRFADDQLNEMNRMEGRRLNSNNIIGSHANYRLEMDDDIADRVAELKEVNKAYVMLTEYNAYVAVSLNQSRARAGAGGAGLQSQSATPAPLLGRTPQSYMRPYMNGYTGIRNGNTGGSYMNAATANVSTDLQARIAGIVQRMSPQIQNVYVSANPDFVARMTSYMDDVRLGHPIQSFVAEFNAMVERIFPAAPRGVGSTFPTDRVR; the protein is encoded by the coding sequence ATGCAGCGCAAATGGGCAGTTCTTGCGGCAGCCGGCGCTTTGTTAAGTACAGTGATTGCCGGCTGCACCGAGAGGCAGGGTGACCTCGGTAATCGCGATATAAGGCCAAACTCTATCCGGTATGACATGGACGGCAACCTTATTATGAACAAACGTTTTGCGGATGACCAGTTGAACGAAATGAATCGAATGGAAGGCCGCAGATTGAACAGCAACAACATTATCGGTTCTCATGCCAATTACCGTCTGGAAATGGATGATGATATCGCGGACCGCGTGGCTGAATTAAAAGAGGTCAACAAAGCTTATGTGATGCTGACCGAATACAATGCTTATGTGGCGGTCTCCTTGAATCAAAGCAGAGCCAGAGCCGGCGCCGGTGGTGCCGGATTGCAAAGCCAAAGCGCGACGCCCGCGCCTTTGTTGGGCCGAACGCCCCAAAGCTATATGCGCCCATATATGAACGGCTATACCGGCATCAGAAACGGGAATACCGGCGGTAGTTACATGAACGCCGCTACCGCAAATGTATCGACGGATTTGCAAGCTCGGATAGCGGGCATTGTGCAGCGCATGTCGCCGCAAATCCAAAACGTATACGTATCGGCGAATCCGGATTTTGTAGCACGTATGACATCCTATATGGATGATGTAAGGCTTGGCCATCCGATTCAGAGCTTCGTCGCCGAATTCAATGCGATGGTTGAACGGATATTCCCCGCCGCGCCGCGAGGCGTCGGCTCCACGTTCCCCACAGACAGAGTACGTTAA
- a CDS encoding heparinase II/III family protein → MNTDAVRIDLMEWDILYEDFNNITFQYPGVHEPNNWYLRGFEEKNDYSADLRDWHGLELEVELQADGLLELKAEVGLLVNKSPLPEKVEFAAAQCLISGHGRHSVTIPLHQFDDKKSLSGKWKFVRSIRISGEWKADVSADDALKEPFKLLRMELRRRQAVHISAPIRSIAAPGGGKAEYDVTVHNCTGREQPVSFNCEKYGWETMSVKLDPPFLILEPWESKKLRVSVNVPEKVAPGGHERQKITAVPGGLGAAADVLELFTLRSLPHPYIKMTEPEWNGVREKVQSHEWARELLAMYEQRADQWMVPEIHIGPYMFETHNSHEAENAAIAWKVTGRGEFGEKAALFLRRLADPEKGYPATGRTSHQELVHEGELFKHAAVVYDLIYDSGLLSEEDHANVKRTFRLFIKLIDFALCKGGTSNWTLAEMIGALYCSQSLQDYEWMNRFLYGTGGFTDHLSKGTLDDGWWYECSVGYNLMAAGLFSEITQSCRPWGINLSDMWVPAHYYDQVTPGAKPDIDGLSLDIWGPSRMNYRSISQLWDSLLPFADYRGVLFGINDSAESKLPGISPRGYMDARFDLAYYLYRRPEYADVLLTCELADRDLLYAVPDLTQSESKPYLSSAYADNAGVAVLRSQTEGRAPREQIQAVVKYGSHGGAHGHYDRVSLLSVMRYGRSFYNPENIWYHYHTFMYKFYVQNSLTHNMVVVDQKLQDPVEGRRLLFHSGRLFQACAVENKARWSHPPYGGWRVNGEKTFAERAWNEGRYVPVPEEAPDYSKRTAFTEPVLQRRMTVVTDDYVVLFDYLNGEEEHTYDSLFHCKGLIALEADEKRHRGHTEQWNPDPLGSAQFITDCDWYDMAGPVKAGFEMGFGAEYDNRANRTAFNEDGPLKIDHYTVWPPQLTMIVGTDPEYFPVQKQLYYTVEGDGLSLTEGKFGAWILGRDELNLSIEGVGTLSLRVRTDDVMNELGVMNEPEKTIFWGDPYVVTAEGEIRYLADLPLSFENTDQGRGIGTDYEGGPVKLAGKRFDRAVPANPADSDREGIISVDLSGLNAVRFVASIGGDFPLGDETYRRKMLSARVVGKSARFISVIETYEHTAQIISASAASADEISVELSDGRRQIIKLSGFEGDGEAISLQIREIGEDGRTVCEEASGDLKSWSLR, encoded by the coding sequence TTGAATACGGATGCTGTGAGAATCGACCTCATGGAATGGGATATTCTTTATGAAGATTTTAACAACATAACCTTTCAATATCCGGGCGTGCACGAGCCGAATAATTGGTATTTGCGCGGCTTTGAAGAGAAGAACGATTATAGCGCCGATCTGAGAGATTGGCACGGCCTGGAATTGGAAGTGGAGCTGCAGGCGGACGGACTGCTGGAACTGAAAGCGGAGGTCGGATTGCTCGTGAATAAAAGTCCTCTGCCGGAGAAGGTTGAGTTTGCGGCAGCCCAATGTCTGATTTCAGGACATGGCAGGCATTCCGTCACCATCCCGCTTCATCAGTTTGACGATAAGAAGTCCTTGTCCGGAAAATGGAAGTTTGTAAGGTCCATCCGGATATCCGGCGAATGGAAAGCAGATGTTTCTGCGGATGATGCCTTGAAAGAACCTTTCAAGCTGCTTCGAATGGAGCTGAGACGCAGGCAGGCTGTCCATATCAGCGCGCCTATCCGCTCTATCGCAGCACCTGGCGGGGGAAAGGCTGAATACGACGTCACGGTTCACAATTGTACGGGCCGTGAGCAACCGGTAAGCTTTAACTGCGAGAAATACGGGTGGGAAACGATGTCCGTCAAGCTGGACCCGCCCTTCCTGATACTAGAGCCTTGGGAATCGAAGAAGCTCCGGGTCAGCGTGAATGTTCCGGAGAAAGTCGCTCCGGGCGGCCATGAAAGGCAGAAAATTACGGCAGTCCCCGGCGGACTAGGAGCCGCCGCAGACGTTCTGGAGCTGTTCACTCTCCGCTCTCTTCCTCACCCGTATATCAAAATGACCGAACCGGAATGGAACGGGGTCCGGGAGAAGGTTCAAAGCCATGAGTGGGCCAGGGAGCTTCTGGCTATGTACGAGCAGCGGGCGGACCAATGGATGGTGCCTGAAATCCATATCGGCCCCTATATGTTCGAGACCCATAATTCGCACGAAGCCGAGAATGCGGCGATTGCCTGGAAGGTAACAGGCAGAGGGGAATTCGGGGAGAAAGCGGCACTGTTCCTGCGCAGGCTCGCCGACCCGGAGAAAGGGTATCCCGCAACGGGAAGAACCAGCCATCAGGAGCTCGTCCACGAAGGCGAATTGTTCAAGCATGCAGCGGTCGTCTACGATTTGATATACGATTCCGGATTGCTTTCGGAGGAAGACCATGCCAATGTGAAGCGGACCTTCCGTCTTTTTATCAAGCTGATCGACTTCGCGCTGTGCAAGGGCGGGACTTCCAATTGGACGCTCGCCGAAATGATCGGCGCTTTATACTGCAGCCAGTCGCTTCAGGATTATGAGTGGATGAACCGGTTCCTGTACGGAACAGGAGGCTTTACCGATCATCTGTCCAAAGGCACCTTGGACGACGGATGGTGGTATGAATGCTCGGTCGGCTACAACCTGATGGCGGCCGGGCTGTTCTCCGAGATCACGCAAAGCTGCAGGCCATGGGGCATCAATCTCTCCGATATGTGGGTTCCCGCCCATTATTATGATCAGGTTACCCCGGGGGCGAAACCGGATATTGACGGCCTCAGTCTCGATATATGGGGACCAAGCCGAATGAATTACCGTTCGATCAGCCAGCTGTGGGACAGCCTGCTGCCTTTCGCGGATTACCGCGGCGTTCTGTTCGGCATTAACGATTCCGCCGAGTCGAAGCTTCCGGGCATTTCGCCGAGAGGGTATATGGATGCCCGCTTCGATCTTGCTTATTATCTCTACCGCAGGCCGGAGTATGCCGACGTGCTGCTCACTTGCGAGCTTGCGGACAGGGACCTGCTGTATGCCGTCCCAGACCTTACGCAAAGCGAATCCAAACCGTATCTGTCTTCAGCATATGCGGACAATGCCGGTGTAGCCGTCCTTCGTTCGCAAACGGAGGGGAGGGCTCCGCGCGAACAGATTCAGGCCGTCGTGAAATACGGCTCCCACGGAGGGGCTCACGGTCACTACGACAGGGTCAGCCTGCTGTCCGTTATGAGGTATGGAAGAAGCTTCTATAATCCGGAAAATATTTGGTACCACTACCATACGTTTATGTATAAATTTTATGTGCAAAATTCTCTTACTCACAACATGGTCGTCGTGGATCAGAAGCTTCAGGATCCGGTAGAAGGAAGAAGGCTTCTGTTTCACAGCGGCCGGTTATTCCAAGCCTGCGCAGTGGAGAATAAAGCCCGCTGGTCACATCCCCCTTACGGAGGGTGGCGGGTCAACGGGGAAAAGACGTTTGCGGAGCGTGCCTGGAACGAGGGCCGTTATGTGCCCGTACCGGAAGAAGCTCCGGATTACTCGAAGCGAACCGCTTTTACCGAGCCTGTCCTGCAGCGGCGGATGACCGTTGTCACAGACGATTATGTGGTGCTTTTCGATTATTTGAACGGGGAGGAAGAGCATACCTATGACTCTTTGTTCCATTGCAAAGGCTTGATTGCTTTGGAAGCGGATGAGAAGCGGCACAGAGGGCATACGGAGCAGTGGAATCCCGATCCGCTGGGAAGCGCGCAATTCATCACCGATTGCGATTGGTATGACATGGCCGGACCGGTCAAGGCCGGCTTCGAGATGGGCTTCGGTGCCGAGTATGACAACAGGGCGAACCGGACCGCATTCAACGAGGACGGCCCGCTCAAGATCGATCACTATACGGTATGGCCGCCGCAGCTTACGATGATCGTCGGAACCGATCCGGAATATTTCCCTGTCCAGAAGCAGCTCTACTATACGGTTGAAGGAGACGGTCTCTCGCTTACCGAAGGCAAATTCGGGGCATGGATACTGGGAAGGGATGAACTAAACTTATCTATTGAAGGTGTCGGAACACTATCGCTGCGGGTCCGCACGGACGATGTAATGAACGAGCTTGGCGTGATGAACGAGCCGGAGAAGACGATTTTTTGGGGCGATCCGTACGTCGTTACGGCGGAAGGGGAAATCCGGTATTTGGCGGATTTGCCGCTAAGCTTCGAGAACACAGACCAAGGCCGCGGAATCGGGACGGATTACGAAGGCGGTCCGGTTAAGCTTGCAGGGAAGCGGTTCGACCGAGCGGTACCTGCCAACCCTGCCGATTCAGACCGGGAAGGCATTATCTCCGTAGACTTGTCAGGCTTGAATGCAGTGCGTTTCGTCGCTTCCATCGGGGGCGATTTCCCCTTGGGCGATGAGACGTACCGCCGCAAAATGCTGAGCGCCCGCGTTGTCGGCAAAAGCGCCCGATTTATTTCCGTCATTGAAACCTATGAACATACCGCACAAATAATCAGCGCTTCCGCAGCTTCGGCAGATGAGATAAGCGTGGAATTGTCGGACGGCAGACGGCAAATCATCAAGCTGAGCGGTTTTGAAGGGGATGGAGAAGCCATCTCCTTACAGATCCGGGAGATTGGCGAAGACGGAAGGACCGTCTGTGAAGAAGCGTCCGGGGATTTAAAATCATGGAGCCTGAGGTGA
- a CDS encoding glycosyl hydrolase family 95 catalytic domain-containing protein, which translates to MTKVSEVKRMYQKGNYASTYTEVPASNPGLAWREGMISGNGENGYITSGSPYTDSFIFQYMWFNYPSRDPRVIPEELTGQLADARWNVFNLNDGWKITHADGKTRKRTFFYSYHPGHQLRLGMTSKGTVSGYERWTNYETAETGVRYTDECGEWIRTSFTSREDNVSITKIEQSSAGAKINMIISIDDVSSMYKARDGHTELSALQYKKLVDPNAEYIAQVAHYPAYPGSELINGGYAGLTQVIVVNGTKKQVQLADTNEQINVGTLQNPAIQVTDADAVYLITQSNRTFDMGKIEDFTRMTQYALVDYLYKNTNAAAEKYKDPSGTFDYNAALEPHSDKQSAEFNAVCFTLKGDEKFKSADNLTLINAQKESTTRINHAFMEQVYNQGRYALICCSGSSAPRLYGMWTGEWNPGWRGIYTLDANVNLQVSPMNTSHLTEAQLGYIIFFLRNTPDFEYNARMAYGMHDALQVSVNSDIDRAMHVEYDNDYPFEYWNAGASWCLLPIFEYWQCYGNRKIPIHDNMRIHDLKPLLSVEDGGLSDEEFRQLTDKGYLDLEQDILLPLLTKQANFWEQLCTPEYYTDINGNASYEKGKTALNPGEKYMLIPTYSPENNPIGYNSTITANATMDIAAARDGLHMVIAIENAVKRDGYEVAIVKWEALLRLLPDYKVDKDGALREWAMNEYAENNNHRHLSHLYPAWPAYETQNNMELTKAANIAVENRNKYNTGDATAGHGWMHKALVYARLKNGDGVISSLLPMMTESGYYTSLMTDHDTNRRSDCYCTDTLFGTVGAVNEALLFSNTGEIEVLPALPTEWKAGSISGLMARTRVEVRELSWDMLSNIVTVTFKSVADHNQIKIKAGIPWAKATVDGRQAKALSDGLDKHIHLTLSSGTDVTVVFYLNEE; encoded by the coding sequence ATGACTAAAGTATCGGAAGTCAAACGCATGTACCAAAAAGGAAATTACGCCAGCACGTACACAGAAGTGCCAGCCTCAAATCCAGGATTGGCATGGCGGGAAGGCATGATCAGCGGAAACGGCGAAAACGGTTATATTACGTCAGGGTCGCCGTATACGGACAGTTTTATATTTCAATATATGTGGTTCAACTATCCGTCCCGAGATCCAAGAGTGATTCCGGAAGAATTAACGGGACAGCTTGCTGATGCCAGATGGAATGTTTTTAACCTGAATGATGGATGGAAGATTACCCATGCGGACGGTAAAACAAGGAAAAGAACTTTTTTTTACAGCTATCATCCGGGACACCAGCTCAGACTTGGCATGACTTCCAAGGGGACCGTATCCGGTTATGAAAGATGGACGAATTATGAAACGGCGGAAACCGGCGTTCGTTATACCGATGAATGTGGCGAGTGGATCCGAACCTCATTTACATCCAGAGAAGACAATGTTTCGATTACGAAAATCGAACAATCCTCCGCCGGTGCAAAAATCAACATGATCATCTCCATTGATGACGTTTCGAGCATGTATAAGGCACGCGATGGTCACACCGAGCTTAGTGCACTTCAATATAAAAAGCTGGTCGATCCAAATGCGGAATATATCGCACAGGTTGCACATTATCCTGCTTACCCAGGCAGCGAACTGATCAATGGGGGATATGCCGGACTGACACAGGTTATTGTTGTTAACGGAACCAAGAAACAGGTGCAGCTCGCTGACACGAATGAACAGATCAACGTTGGGACGCTGCAGAATCCGGCCATTCAAGTGACCGACGCCGACGCCGTATATTTAATAACGCAATCGAACAGGACATTTGATATGGGCAAAATTGAAGATTTTACCCGTATGACGCAATATGCTCTTGTAGACTATCTTTATAAAAACACGAATGCTGCAGCGGAAAAGTATAAAGATCCTTCCGGTACATTCGATTATAACGCTGCCCTTGAGCCGCATAGCGACAAACAGTCCGCAGAATTTAACGCTGTATGTTTTACGCTTAAAGGCGACGAGAAATTCAAGAGCGCGGACAACTTGACGCTTATCAACGCGCAAAAGGAATCGACAACGAGGATCAATCATGCTTTCATGGAGCAGGTGTACAATCAGGGACGATATGCCTTGATATGCTGCAGCGGTTCAAGCGCGCCGCGATTGTATGGGATGTGGACCGGGGAGTGGAATCCTGGCTGGCGTGGCATCTATACCCTTGACGCCAACGTGAATTTACAGGTTTCCCCCATGAATACAAGCCATTTAACAGAGGCGCAGCTTGGGTATATCATATTCTTCTTGAGAAACACGCCCGACTTCGAATACAATGCGCGAATGGCTTACGGGATGCATGATGCGCTGCAGGTGTCGGTCAACTCGGACATCGACCGCGCAATGCATGTGGAATACGACAATGACTATCCGTTTGAATATTGGAATGCCGGGGCAAGCTGGTGCCTGCTTCCTATCTTTGAGTATTGGCAGTGTTACGGCAACCGAAAGATTCCAATCCACGACAACATGAGAATCCATGATCTCAAACCGCTTCTCAGTGTAGAGGACGGAGGGCTGTCGGATGAAGAATTCAGACAATTGACAGATAAGGGATATTTGGATTTAGAACAGGATATTCTGCTTCCGCTGCTTACCAAACAGGCGAACTTCTGGGAACAGTTATGCACTCCGGAATACTATACGGATATTAATGGCAACGCGAGTTATGAGAAAGGTAAAACGGCGTTAAATCCGGGCGAGAAATATATGCTAATCCCTACCTATTCACCGGAAAATAACCCGATCGGGTACAACAGTACGATTACGGCAAATGCCACGATGGATATTGCTGCGGCGCGGGATGGACTGCATATGGTCATAGCCATCGAAAATGCAGTGAAACGCGACGGATATGAAGTCGCAATCGTCAAATGGGAAGCGTTGCTGAGGCTGCTGCCGGATTATAAGGTTGATAAGGACGGCGCTTTACGCGAATGGGCGATGAATGAATACGCCGAAAACAACAACCACCGCCATTTGAGCCATCTCTATCCGGCATGGCCTGCGTATGAAACGCAGAACAATATGGAGTTGACTAAAGCTGCCAATATCGCTGTTGAGAACAGAAATAAATACAATACAGGGGACGCGACGGCAGGGCACGGCTGGATGCACAAGGCTCTGGTCTACGCCAGATTAAAAAACGGCGACGGGGTCATCTCTTCTCTTCTGCCGATGATGACGGAGTCCGGTTACTACACTTCCTTGATGACAGACCACGACACAAACAGAAGAAGCGACTGCTATTGCACGGATACATTATTTGGGACTGTGGGAGCAGTAAATGAAGCTCTATTATTTTCCAATACGGGTGAAATTGAAGTTCTTCCGGCACTGCCCACCGAATGGAAAGCGGGATCCATCAGCGGATTGATGGCAAGGACTCGGGTGGAGGTTAGAGAGTTATCATGGGACATGTTATCTAATATTGTAACTGTTACTTTTAAATCGGTCGCTGATCACAATCAGATCAAAATAAAAGCCGGCATTCCGTGGGCAAAAGCAACAGTTGACGGCCGTCAAGCAAAAGCGCTTTCCGATGGACTTGATAAACATATTCATTTAACGCTCAGTTCCGGTACAGATGTTACAGTCGTATTTTATTTGAATGAGGAGTAA
- a CDS encoding TIM-barrel domain-containing protein: MDKIANGVWRLRGGEPERHTPVSLRETEIRYEELDRLDCPGVSPVPESEISIHHTARGVKIELPLRAEEQIYGFGLQLHRVNHTGRKKVMRVNSDPVTDTGDSHAPVPFYVSTGGYGVYIDTSRYAAFYCGTNLRKGASEHKSAEQKEVATSEIELYGYQAAEGDRTMVIDVPAAQGIDIYLFEGPDLKTAVQRYNLFSGGGCLPPVWGLGVWYRAYSAAKREDVMRLAGQFREDRMPVDVFGFEPGWQTKAYSCSFVWDEGRFSGHEDMLKQLYGMNFRINLWEHLFVHPTSPMYPELLPHSGNYEVWEGLVPDLSVKEAKDVFAGHHLKEFVEKGISGFKLDECDSSDFVHSNWSFPDTTEFPSGMDGEQMHNQLGTLYQAAVQAPFETAGRRTWSQVRASGALASPYPFVLYSDLYDHEVFIRGVVNAGFSGLLWTPEVRQAESAEDLIRRIQTTIFSPLALLNCWRILNPPWMQVDREKNVKGEFLDNYEEVRDICRKLFETRMSLIPYLYASFASYYFDGIPPFRALVMDYPDDPGTYGIEDAYMMGDRMLVAPLITGRTMRSVYLPRGCWRDFWTGELYEGGRTYTVEPELDRIPVYVKENSLLPLAKPMEFVADNAVFEITVKAYGNEPQDFELFEDDGTSFAYRDGGFNRVRLSWQPNGDAAGSSSRSGAYEGTQYRIIGWEHIV, translated from the coding sequence ATGGATAAAATAGCAAACGGTGTCTGGAGGCTCCGCGGGGGAGAGCCCGAGCGTCATACGCCAGTAAGCCTGCGGGAAACGGAGATTCGATACGAGGAGCTGGATCGTCTTGACTGCCCGGGAGTGTCTCCTGTTCCCGAATCGGAGATAAGCATTCATCATACCGCGCGCGGGGTGAAGATTGAGCTCCCGCTTCGGGCAGAGGAGCAGATCTACGGCTTCGGCCTGCAGCTGCACCGTGTCAATCATACCGGCCGGAAAAAGGTGATGCGCGTCAACAGCGATCCGGTTACGGATACGGGGGACAGCCATGCGCCCGTACCTTTCTATGTGTCGACCGGCGGCTACGGCGTCTATATTGACACGTCCAGGTATGCAGCCTTCTACTGCGGCACCAACTTGCGCAAAGGAGCTTCGGAGCATAAGAGTGCCGAACAGAAGGAGGTTGCCACCTCCGAGATTGAATTGTACGGCTATCAGGCCGCGGAGGGCGACCGCACGATGGTCATCGACGTGCCGGCGGCGCAAGGGATCGATATTTATCTGTTTGAAGGCCCGGACCTCAAAACGGCAGTACAGCGGTATAACTTGTTCTCCGGCGGCGGATGCCTGCCCCCGGTCTGGGGGCTCGGCGTCTGGTACCGCGCCTACAGCGCGGCGAAGAGGGAAGACGTTATGCGGCTCGCCGGACAGTTCCGGGAGGACCGGATGCCTGTCGACGTGTTCGGGTTTGAGCCCGGATGGCAGACGAAAGCCTATTCGTGTTCGTTCGTCTGGGACGAAGGCAGATTCTCGGGTCATGAGGACATGCTGAAGCAGCTGTATGGCATGAATTTCAGGATCAATCTGTGGGAGCATCTGTTCGTCCACCCGACATCGCCGATGTACCCGGAGCTTCTTCCCCATTCCGGTAATTACGAGGTTTGGGAAGGACTTGTACCCGATTTGTCCGTCAAGGAAGCCAAAGATGTATTCGCCGGCCATCACTTGAAGGAATTCGTCGAGAAGGGAATTTCGGGCTTCAAGCTGGATGAATGCGACAGCTCCGACTTCGTGCATTCCAACTGGTCCTTCCCTGATACGACGGAATTCCCCTCGGGCATGGACGGAGAGCAGATGCACAATCAGCTGGGCACGCTCTATCAGGCGGCCGTCCAGGCTCCGTTCGAGACAGCGGGGAGACGGACGTGGTCCCAGGTTCGCGCGTCAGGCGCTCTTGCTTCGCCTTACCCGTTCGTCCTGTACAGCGATCTGTACGACCATGAGGTGTTTATCCGGGGCGTGGTCAATGCCGGATTTTCAGGACTGTTGTGGACGCCGGAGGTGAGACAGGCCGAGTCGGCCGAGGATTTGATCAGGCGGATTCAGACGACGATCTTCTCCCCTCTCGCGCTGCTGAACTGCTGGCGGATTCTGAATCCGCCGTGGATGCAGGTTGACAGGGAAAAGAATGTGAAAGGCGAATTTCTGGACAACTATGAAGAGGTCCGTGACATATGCCGGAAGCTGTTTGAAACGCGCATGTCGCTGATCCCTTATTTGTATGCCAGCTTTGCGAGCTATTATTTCGACGGCATACCACCGTTCAGGGCGCTTGTGATGGATTATCCGGACGACCCCGGGACATATGGAATCGAGGACGCCTACATGATGGGAGACCGGATGCTGGTCGCGCCCCTGATTACGGGCAGGACGATGAGGTCCGTTTATTTGCCGCGAGGCTGCTGGCGCGATTTCTGGACGGGCGAGCTTTACGAAGGCGGGCGGACGTATACGGTAGAACCTGAGCTGGACCGCATTCCGGTCTATGTAAAGGAGAACAGCTTGCTGCCCTTGGCAAAGCCGATGGAGTTCGTCGCCGATAATGCCGTATTTGAGATAACGGTAAAAGCATATGGAAACGAGCCGCAGGATTTCGAGCTGTTCGAAGACGATGGAACGTCCTTTGCATACCGGGACGGCGGCTTCAACCGGGTTCGCCTTTCCTGGCAGCCGAACGGTGACGCAGCCGGTTCCTCATCCAGAAGCGGCGCTTACGAAGGCACTCAATACCGTATTATTGGTTGGGAGCACATCGTTTAA